In the Bacteroidales bacterium genome, GTATAATCATAAGTTCCTAGTCCACATATTGCTGAAGGTCCGGAGGGAATGGAAGGTGCTTCTGTCACTGGCTGGTCAACATGAATCAGGTCAGGTTGAGAGAAGGTACTGTTTACAGGACCTTTGGTTGCAATCAGTGTGACATCGAAAATACCCGGACCGGAGTATGTGACCAGGGGATTTTGTAATGTAGAAGTTGACGGCGTACCACCCTCAAAGGTCCAGTTCCATGAAGTGGGGGATCCTGTTGATTGGTCAGTGAATTGAACAGTGCTGCCCTGGCATATCTGGGTGCTGCTGGCCGTGAATGCTGCAGTAACCTGAGGTGCCCTTCTATAGAACCAACCTTGTGAGCCACAGATGAATCCTATCCCATCGGCAGTAAACATAACTTCGTAAAGAGCCGGGTCATAGGTGCTTTGAGGAAAGTCATCGGTCCAGGTGGAACCTCCGTTATTTGATGTATAGATAAATTCAGGAGTTCCTACTGCAAAGACATCATTCTGGTTAGCCCATGCGAAATCATGCCATAATGGTTGACCAAATGCAATCTGCTGAGGTTGCCAGGTTGCACCTCCATCATAGGTTTTGAAGATCCATCCGTCTTCACCGGCTGCTATTCCGATATTGTCATTATAGAAATCGATTCCCAGCAATAAACCGGCACCGGAATAAACAGTACTCCATGTTAATCCATCGTTGGTCGATCGTTGAATATCCCCTCCATTCGTGACAAGGTAATAGGTACTACCTGAAACATAACAACATCCGTAAGGAACCCCGGAAATTCCAGTGCCGGAAGTCCAGGTTGTTCCGCCATTGCTTGTAACAAAAACTCCCGCACCTGAATTGGTTTGGGCGGTAACCACCCCATGATTGGCATCCTTGAAAACTACATCTGTATAGAAATAGATATCTGTTCCGGGAGTTTGTGGTGTCCAGGTAAGGCCTCCGTCGGTTGTTTTGGCAAAATATTCGCTCCATCCACCCACATAGCCGGTGTTCATATCGGGGAAACTGATGCCTTCAATACCCTGGTCGGTACCTGTCCATAACTGGGTCCAGGTGGTTCCTCCGTTGGTGGTTTTAATCACTATCCCATCTCCCATATAAGTGAGCGATTCACCTGCTGCAAAACCAATCGAGCTTTGTCCGCCGGGGAATTCGATACCCATGAGGATGAAATCGAAGCCGGTGTTGATTTTTTCCCATGACTGGGCGATTCCTGTCCTGACTGTGAGAAGGGTGAAAAGGATTAAGGAGAAAAGGACTTTCATTATCTTTTATTTTTCTATTTTGAAAGATTCTGTTTTCTAATACAGAATAATTACTTACTGAAAGATGAGTTTAGTTGAGTACAAGAGCAAACCGTCACTTTGAACCTGGAGGAGGTATAAACCTTTAGCCAATGTAGTGGGTAAGTGAATGTTCAGAGATTGATTTCCAGCTTCAAGGTGGCCTGTGGTAAATGTAGATACAGCTATTCCAGATGTATTCACCAAATTTAAGGTTAAATTTGTGTTTTGTAACAGGCTGAATTCAAGATTTATTTGGTCCTGGTTTCTGAGAATTGTCGGGTAAGCTCTAAAGCCAGAAACTACAGGTTCAGTTATTCCTACATTAAAGTAATTGTCATTGTCATATCTTGCCAGGGCAAAGTCGAGTAGATTACTGGCATTTCTTACTTTCCCGGCTACCATAATTTTATCATTGTACAAAGCCAGTCCCAGGGCTTCATCGGGATTGCCAAAGAAATCAGTGGTAGTTAGTCCGTTTGTTCCAAAAGTCAGATCAGCACTTCCATTTGATTCCAGCCTCCACAGAGCCCAATCATTATCGGCAGGTAAGAGGTCCCCGGTACAACCGGCAATAATGATTTTTCCATCAGGTTGAATGGCAAGGTCGTCGCCAAAACTGTAGGGGGTATCTCCTATGATTACAATTCCTGAATTACCAAAATCGGAAACGGCCTGTCCGTTTTCATCAAATTTCATAACAAGGAGATGGTAGGTGTAATCAGCCTGAAATACTGTAAATCCGCAGAGAATGGTTTCATTACCTGCCGTCACTTCCATGTCAAAAAACTCATCATCCACATTATTGAGGTTAAGATTAACGACTCCTTCAGTGCCGTAACCAGTATCCAGGATTCCATTTTCATCGAATCGTGCAATAAGGAGAGAGAACCAGCTTAGACCATTTGAGATATGACCGGCAGCAATTATTTTCCCATCGGATTGCACGCTCACGGCAGTGAATTCATTATCCGTTTCTGTGATTGGGATTGTAGCAATACCACTATTTCCAAAGTTGGGGTCCAGGCTGCCATTTTCCAGGAGTCGAACAACTATTGGGGCATTCTGGAATTGGGCATTCTGCATGTATCCTGAGATAAGGATTTTCCCATCAGGTTGAAGTTCAAGGTCTGAAACAATTTCTTCTCCTGCTCCTAAGTCTAGGAAGCTCACTCCTGCAGCACCAAAATCGGGATCAGGCATTCCATCAGCCGTTAATTGGATGACTAACATCTGCCAGTTGGTATAGTCAGTAGTATGTCCACCAATGAGTATCTTCCCATCGGGTTTAAGCAGACATTTATAGGACATGTTTTTCAAGATTCGGGCCGTAGGTATAATGCCCATTCACTGCAAAGTCAGGTCAACTGATCCATCCTGGAGAAACGTGAAACTACAAGGTATGCTGTATAGGAAGGAGTCATTGAAGTGCCTACAGCCAGTATTTTTCCATCAGGTTGAACTTTAATATCCTGGTAAAGGTCAAACTGATCTAGGTCCAGGACAAGCGTACCAGTACTATTAAAAGTAGGATCAAGAACTCCTGCCTGACCTTTTGCTGATGTAATACTAAGGAATGTGAGGAGTGTTAAAAGGATAAGGGTAGTGATGAGTTTCATATTTGTTTTTTTTAATTTATGATGATTTGTAACGTAAAAGTAAGTTCATTTTGATCAGTTTCCTTTCTTTTTTTGGATGCCATATTCTTCTTTTTTTCTGAAACTGTGAAACAGTCCCGAACTAACGGGACTGTTTCTTCAACTCAATGACTGTTTTTTTTGACCCAAACCGCCATAAGGTTGAATCTTTTATTTTCCTGTTATTCCATGAATTGAATGGTTAAGGAATTAGCACTGTTCACGTTTTAAGGCTTTGAAGTCTGGACGGTAATTGTAGAATTATTATCAATCATAGCCATATCAGAACCATCAACAATACCGTCACCATTAACATCCTCTGCATTATATCCAAGCAGAGTGGCTGTGCTTGCATTATCAATCGCTGCCATATCAGATCCATCCACAATACCATCCTGGGTTTGCATCACCTCCCCAGATAAGGTAATCGGTCCCGGATAATTTCAGATTATTCCCAAAAGCTTGTGAAACAGCTGTCGAAAAATCATAGGATATGGTTCCGATTGCGCTGAAATCGATGGCTGTAGCACTCCAGGTTTCGATGCTATTACGATTTTTCACAACGATATAGTAGTTACCTGAAATAGTGCCTGGTAATGAATTAATTAATATCATTCCATCAGTTAGCAAGTTCACATTTTCATAGGAATATTCCATTGCATAAGGTGATGTGGCATTATGAAGTTCAATGGTTACCTGGTCAGCGATTCCTGTACCAAACTGTGAGCCTGAACTTCCTTGTGCCTGGCTCATTAATCCACTACAAGCCTGAGACCTTCGAGAAATAGTTTCAGATTAAGGGTCTTGGTTGCCGGAGCATTAATTGTGAGTATTCCTGAAATATTGGTTGTTCCATTCCAGAAGCCTCCATTAAATCCACCATATACATAGCTGCTATTTCCAAACTGGAACCTGGTTGCATAATAGTAAGTGCCGGCACTGGTGATCGCAGTACCTAAATCAGCCTTGAACTCATCGTTGTCGCCTGATTGTCCGAAGAATGGAGCCGATACCCAGTTGGTCCATGTATTGGGGTCAGAATTGGTTGTGCTGTAACCGATCCATGCCTGTAATCCATAGGTAGCACCTGCCGGTGAAGTTATGCCATTAGGAATGTAAGCCTGGGCATAAACATCATATGCATCTCCAATATTTATGGAACCAGTTCCCGGCCATTGCAGGTTAGCCCAATTAATGGAGCCACCCCAGGTGTCGTTGATGGTAGTATTACCTGATACTGAAGCTAAACGATTGGAACCACCGGTGTATTCTCCACCGCCCCATCCTGCATTTTTGAAATACTTATATTCATAGGTTCCATTTGGCAATACAAGAGCAATAGTATAGGTTAGCGTTGTTCCAACCTGAGTCATCAGTAAGGCAGGATTTGTACCGGGTTCATTCCAGACAGCACCAGGGAAATTGCCGGCCAGGTAAACCTGGTCACTTCCCGGAGTGAATCCGGCTGCAGTCGACATATCAACATTCATGGTAACAATAGAGGCTTCACTCGTTGTAAACGTCATGTCCTCACCATACATGGTTAAGCCTGATGTTGTGAGTCCGCGGGCCCTGTAATGATAAACCGTAGATGGCAATAATCCGCTGAGATTTGCAGAAATGGCAGTGTTTAAAGACCCTGAAACTGAAGATGGAGAAGCTGCAACCGTGTACCCATAGGAGTTTGAGGTTCCATAATCGTAATAAGTGTTAACATCGTAATTGGCTGCATTCACCATTCGCTTGAACAGTTGCTGACTGATAAGTTACAGCAGTGGCTGAACTAGTAACAACAACAGGATCAATGGCAAATTCATAGGCACCAATGTCTGGAGGATTACTTCTGGATGTTCCTGCAAAGTCAGTAGGTACGCCCGGTATATAGGAACCGGCATTATTCATGGCTGTAGTTGTAGGGAACAGGTTGGAAGGAGAGGTAAATTGTGGGTCTATGGTAAGTGAGTTGGCTTCCTGTGCTGTATATGCCTGCCAGGATGCGAGTGTTGGGAAGTCGAATTCGATTCCGAGTCCATTGGTATATTTCTGTGCTATATGAGCATTTGTGCCATCAATAAAATAATCATTATTATTGATGATACTAAACATTGAAGGTGGAGTACTGATCATTATTCCATAAGCTTTTCCATATCCGGGGGCTCCTCCTCCAAGGGTGGTCATTGAATTCCGTAGTATGTTGTTTCGTATTTCAAAGTTTCCTCCTGTTGCCTGGTAATAAAATCCTAAACAAGCTGAAGAAGCATCCCATGAGGCTGCAGGAGATAGATAGGCACCTGTAAGGCTTATGGAATTGTGTAATATTTTGACATTTCCCCCGCTACGGAAAAACATTCCATAGGTGATGTTTTGTCCTACTCCCGGATTAATCCCTGGAGAATGAATGTCATAAATGAGGTTGTTTGAAATCTCAGTTACAGTGGATGCATCAGAGGTGGCAAACCATAACCCTGAAACTCCCCATCCATCATCAGATGAACGCCAGAAAGTATGAATCTTATTCTTTTGTACCTTGGTATTCGTTGATAAGGGT is a window encoding:
- a CDS encoding PKD domain-containing protein is translated as MKVLFSLILFTLLTVRTGIAQSWEKINTGFDFILMGIEFPGGQSSIGFAAGESLTYMGDGIVIKTTNGGTTWTQLWTGTDQGIEGISFPDMNTGYVGGWSEYFAKTTDGGLTWTPQTPGTDIYFYTDVVFKDANHGVVTAQTNSGAGVFVTSNGGTTWTSGTGISGVPYGCCYVSGSTYYLVTNGGDIQRSTNDGLTWSTVYSGAGLLLGIDFYNDNIGIAAGEDGWIFKTYDGGATWQPQQIAFGQPLWHDFAWANQNDVFAVGTPEFIYTSNNGGSTWTDDFPQSTYDPALYEVMFTADGIGFICGSQGWFYRRAPQVTAAFTASSTQICQGSTVQFTDQSTGSPTSWNWTFEGGTPSTSTLQNPLVTYSGPGIFDVTLIATKGPVNSTFSQPDLIHVDQPVTEAPSIPSGPSAICGLGTYDYTTTAVNYASSYSWSANPATAGTFSGNGLTTTLNSSNTWQGNFNIQVSGQNGCGSGPASPSLAAALYFQPNPYFLFAGGGYCDGDPGYEVRLEDSDPGVSYELFKDGVTTGIILPGTGTSLSFGMQTTGSYSVTGIAGPCEDEMNGTCIVYLIDLPTQASVPTGVTEVCNNNSSTYTCVYPNGAYELIWTLTPSEAGTLTPSGNGSNHRMERSILRDSYPHGCRR